The following proteins come from a genomic window of Trifolium pratense cultivar HEN17-A07 linkage group LG4, ARS_RC_1.1, whole genome shotgun sequence:
- the LOC123882125 gene encoding membrin-11: MEGGGGTLSEIHQTARKLLLRTRDGLERLERLEYSNSSSSSSDFSFSVNNDIAQIQSLCVDMDRLSRSIGAKSQRDLWKRKIEQIAEEAESLRDSLEKYNSRNHKRMMEAKERAELLGRANGDSSHVLRIYDEEAQAMQSVRSSARELENANALGETILSSIHGQRERLKSAQRKALDVLNTVGISNRVLRLIERRNRVDQWIKYVGMILTIIFLFAFVLWRR, encoded by the exons ATGGAAGGAGGTGGAGGAACGCTATCGGAGATTCACCAAACCGCAAGAAAACTCTTGCTGAGAACACGCGACGGTCTCGAACGTCTCGAGCGCCTAGAGTATTCCaattcctcttcatcatcatccgATTTCTCCTTCTCCGTAAACAATGACATCGCTCAGATCCAATCTCTCTGCGTTGATATGGATCGTCTCTCACGCTCTATTGGTGCAAAATCGCAACGCGATCTCTGGAAAAG GAAAATCGAACAAATAGCTGAAGAAGCTGAATCGTTAAGAGATAGTTTAGAGAAATATAACTCTCGGAATCATAAACGAATGATGGAAGCTAAAGAGAGAGCAGAACTTCTGGGAAGAGCT AATGGTGATTCTAGTCATGTATTGAGGATTTATGATGAGGAGGCGCAGGCGATGCAGTCGGTTCGTAGTTCTGCACGTGAATTGGAAAATGCTAATGCACTTGGGGAGACAATACTTTCATCTATTCATGGACAAAGGGAACGCTTGAAG AGTGCACAGAGGAAAGCATTGGATGTTCTCAATACAGTGGGGATATCAAACCGTGTTTTGAGGCTAATTGAAAGACGTAACCGTGTTGATCAATGGATCAAATATGTGGGAATGATATTGACTATCATTTTCTTGTTTGCTTTTGTTCTATGGAGACGTTAA
- the LOC123881998 gene encoding DExH-box ATP-dependent RNA helicase DExH6-like — MPSKKNNKRQPLPKIAEATRIRLTRALEKFQASNDDEYKFEPGLSNVDRRYVHVLSLKMGFKSKSSGTGNERRLSVRKVTKKSQSDNKLESLPHFTFSEESKRALGDLFAHFPPGDGNLKDMVGENSGKTHNARRHTDDIFSSPSMTKDEIARRLEIVVSRRETVSGLKEITELRSKLPIASYKDEITSTVDSHQVVLISGETGCGKTTQVPQYILDHMWGKGEVCKILCTQPRRISAMSVSERISKERGEPAGDNIGYKIRLDSKGGKQSSIVLCTTGVLLRVLVSKGSGPSKMKHVKDGISNITHIIMDEIHERDRYSDFMLAILRDMLPSYPHLRLILMSATIDTARFSQYFGGCPIIQVPGFTYPVKTYYLEDVLFAVKPSNNDTTTLSNPTNNHEISEDQKLSFDEAINLAWSNDEWDLLLELVSSEGTPELFNYQHSLSGLTPLMVFAGRGRVCEMCMLLSIGADCNLRAKDGTTALEIAERENQAEAAEIIKKHMDGSNSTEEQNLLDKYLETVRSEIVDVVLIEKLIRKICTDSKDGGILVFLPGWDDINRAREKLLASSFFMNPSKFVVISLHSMVPILEQRKVFTRPPPGCRKIVLSTNIAETAVTIDDIVYVIDTGRMKEKSYDPYNNVSTLESSWISKASAKQREGRAGRCQPGICYHLYSKLRAAALPDFRTPEIKRMPIEEICLQVKVLDPSCKIEEFLAKTLDPPVSESIRNAIVVLRDIGALSPDGTLTDLGEKLGSLPVHPVISRMLFFAILMNCLDPALTLACASDYKDPFTIPMLTEDKKRAEDAKSELASLYGGFGDQFAVLAAYECWKNSKEMGLEARFCSQYYVSGGAMKMLSGMRKQLQTELIRIGFIHSDDISSYSMNAYDPGVLHAVLVAGMYPMIGRLCFPSKGAKRALIETASGDKVRVHNRSINFKLSFKKNLGHTLVVFDEITRGDMGVNIRNCSLIGPLPILLLSTEISVAPGEENDQKKEEEDDDDDDEGSEDEAGGDDAMELDTKSSGNNQDQFMSNPDSTVRIIVDRWLYFGSKAIDVSLLYCLRERLSAAILYKVSYPRSPLPPILAASMHAVACVLSCDGCSGRTVVADGVDKLTTMVNATNLGKPPTRPQPHTLTQPQPQPQPRTSTQLQPQPTWTHPHIQHYGNGPKGSSAEFINHGGYQNFGPSSASTSMPKTFEIQAGSVPNLSTISLDNGLMEVNDILLFLIMFSGNSELLVTRKHVTCVALSLYSANCDGDKLDSVYLFSLYTEHKS, encoded by the exons ATGCCGAGTAAAAAGAACAATAAAAGACAGCCATTACCCAAAATCGCTGAAGCTACGAGGATTCGTTTAACAAGGGCTTTGGAAAAGTTTCAAGCTTCCAATGATGATG AGTACAAGTTTGAACCTGGTTTGTCCAATGTCGACCGTCGCTATGTGCATGTATTATCCCTAAAAATGGGGTTTAAATCTAAAAGTTCTGG GACTGGGAATGAAAGGAGATTGTCTGTTCGAAAAGTCACTAAGAAGTCTCAGAGTGATAATAAGTTAGAGAGTCTTCCCCATTTCACATTTTCGGAAGAGTCAAAAAGGGCATTAGGCGATTTATTTGCTCATTTTCCACCTGGTGATGGAAACTTGAAGGATATGGTTGGAGAAAATAGTGGCAAGACTCATAACGCAAGACGTCATACAGATGATATTTTCAGCAGTCCCTCTATGACCAAAGATGAAATTGCTCGGAGATTGGAAATAGTAGTTTCTAGAAGAGAGACTGTATCTGGCTTGAAAGAG ATCACTGAGTTGAGATCTAAGCTACCAATTGCATCTTACAAAGATGAAATTACATCAACAGTTGACTCCCACCAG GTAGTTCTCATTTCTGGTGAGACTGGTTGCGGAAAGACTACGCAG GTCCCACAATATATTTTGGACCATATGTGGGGTAAGGGCGAGGTATGCAAGATACTTTGCACTCAGCCTCGGCGTATCTCTGCAATGTCAG TTTCTGAGAGAATCTCTAAAGAGAGAGGAGAGCCTGCCGGAGATAATATTGGATACAAG ATACGCTTAGACAGCAAAGGTGGAAAGCAATCATCTATTGTGCTATGTACTACTGGAGTTCTATTAAGAGTGTTGGTTTCTAAAGGTTCTGGTCCGTCAAAGATGAAGCATGTGAAGGACGGAATTTCTAACATCACTCACATCATTATG gACGAAATTCATGAAAGGGACAGATATTCAGACTTCATGTTAGCAATACTCAG AGACATGCTCCCTTCATATCCGCATCTACGTCTG ATATTAATGAGTGCTACCATTGATACTGCAAGATTTTCTCAATATTTTGGGGGCTGCCCAATTATCCAAGTTCCAGGGTTCACTTATCCG GTCAAAACTTACTATTTGGAGGATGTACTTTTTGCTGTAAAACCAAGCAATAATGATACTACCACACTTAGTAATCCAACAAACAATCACGAGATAAGTGAAGACCAAAAGCTTTCTTTCGACGAAGCTATTAATTTGGCTTGGTCTAATGATGAGTGGGACCTACTGTTAGAGTTGGTTTCTTCCGAAGGAACCCCAGAACTATTTAATTACCAGCATTCTTTAAGTGGCCTTACACCGTTAATGGTGTTTGCCGGAAGAGGTAGAGTTTGTGAAATGTGCATGCTCTTATCTATTGGGGCAGATTGCAATTTAAGGGCCAAAGACGGAACAACTGCGCTAGAGATTGCTGAAAGGGAAAACCAAGCAGAAGCTgctgaaataataaaaaaacacatgGATGGTTCCAACTCCACGGAGGAGCAAAATTTACTTGATAAATATCTTGAAACAGTCCGATCTGAAATTGTTGACGTTGTTCTGATAGAGAAGCTGATAAGAAAAATATGTACTGATTCAAAAGATGGAGGCATCCTTGTTTTTCTTCCAGGATGGGATGATATAAACAGAGCGCGTGAAAAATTGCTTGCATCCTCTTTTTTCATGAATCCATCGAAATTTGTGGTCATATCTCTGCATTCAATGGTTCCAATTTTGGAGCAAAGGAAGGTTTTTACGCGCCCACCTCCTGGATGCCGCAAAATTGTTCTCTCAACCAATATTGCTGAAACAGCTGTCACCATTGATGATATAGTGTATGTCATAGACACTGGACGGATGAAGGAAAAAAGTTACGATCCTTATAACAATGTGTCAACTCTTGAATCATCTTGGATTTCAAAAGCAAGTGCCAAGCAACGAGAGGGACGTGCTGGCCGTTGTCAACCTGGAATTTGTTATCATTTGTATTCGAAGCTTCGAGCAGCTGCGTTGCCAGACTTTCGGACTCCAGAAATTAAGAGAATGCCTATTGAGGAGATATGTCTGCAG GTAAAGGTGCTTGATCCAAGCTGCAAAATAGAAGAGTTTCTTGCCAAGACATTAGATCCACCGGTTTCTGAATCCATACGTAATGCTATTGTAGTCCTTCGTGATATTGGGGCATTGTCACCCGATGGAACACTTACTGATCTTGGAGAGAAGCTTGGTTCTCTCCCTGTTCACCCAGTGATCAGCAGGATGCTGTTTTTTGCTATCTTAATGAACTGCCTTGACCCAGCTTTAACTCTAGCATGCGCATCTGATTATAAAGATCCATTTACAATTCCAATGTTAACCGAAGACAAGAAGAGAGCCGAAGACGCCAAATCTGAGCTTGCTTCGTTATATGGGGGATTTGGTGATCAGTTTGCTGTACTAGCTGCATATGAATGTTGGAAAAATTCAAAGGAAATGGGTCTAGAAGCGCGGTTTTGTTCGCAGTATTATGTGTCTGGAGGTGCCATGAAGATGTTATCTGGCATGCGTAAGCAGCTCCAAACGGAACTTATCCGAATTGGGTTTATTCATTCAGATGATATTTCAAGTTACAGCATGAATGCGTATGACCCTGGTGTGCTGCACGCGGTTTTGGTTGCTGGTATGTATCCAATGATTGGGAGATTATGTTTTCCAAGTAAAGGTGCAAAAAGGGCTTTGATTGAAACTGCAAGTGGCGATAAAGTTCGCGTGCACAATCGTTCCATAAATTTTAAGTTGTCATTCAAGAAAAATTTAGGCCACACTTTAGTTGTGTTTGATGAGATTACTCGCGGTGATATGGGTGTAAACATAAGGAACTGCAGTCTTATTGGACCACTTCCAATCTTGCTTCTTTCAACCGAGATTTCTGTTGCTCCAGGAGAAGAGAATGATCAGaagaaggaggaggaggatgacgacgatgatgatgaaGGGAGTGAAGATGAAGCTGGAGGTGATGATGCGATGGAGTTGGATACCAAATCCAGTGGAAACAACCAGGATCAGTTCATGTCTAACCCTGATAGCACAGTTAGAATAATCGTGGACCGTTGGCTTTATTTTGGTTCAAAAGCAATTGATGTTTCTCTGTTATATTGCTTGAGAGAGCGTTTATCAGCTGCAATTTTATACAAA GTATCATATCCAAGGAGTCCTCTTCCTCCCATCCTAGCAGCCTCTATGCATGCTGTAGCTTGCGTTCTATCTTGTGATGGGTGTTCTGGCAGGACAGTGGTGGCCGATGGCGTGGACAAACTGACCACTATGGTAAATGCAACAAATCTAGGGAAGCCACCAACACGGCCACAGCCACATACATTGACACAGCCTCAGCCGCAGCCACAACCACGTACATCGACACAGCTCCAGCCACAGCCAACATGGACACATCCCCA CATACAACATTATGGTAATGGGCCAAAAGGATCCTCTGCAGAGTTTATAAATCATGGTGGATACCAGAACTTTGGACCTTCTAGTGCCAGCACATCTATGCCAAAGACATTTGAAATCCAAGCAGGATCAGTTCCTAACCTCTCCACCATTTCACTTGATAATGGTTTAATGGAAGTTaatgatatattattatttcttattATGTTTAGTGGTAACAGTGAACTTCTAGTTACTAGAAAACATGTAACATGCGTTGCAttgagcttatatagtgccaaTTGTGACGGTGACAAATTAGacagtgtttatttatttagtttatataCAGAACACAAATCTTAA